In one window of Nocardia brasiliensis DNA:
- a CDS encoding AIM24 family protein, translating to MAQLFEQSKKVIEAHLAGTTLRAISGSMIAYEGNVQFKSAGFGGGDGVLAGLKRRATGEKLSLMECSGNGRVFFAVNGQHVTVVNLNNETLQVESQQLLAFAGNLRTDVRFAGLQGASTGAGLFTTTVTGQGQVALLSAGGPLIHLEVSPQYPLVVDPDAFVAARGNLNQSFITDISWRTAVGQGAGETFSLRWDGHGVVLIQPAER from the coding sequence ATGGCGCAACTCTTCGAACAATCCAAGAAGGTGATCGAGGCGCATCTCGCCGGAACCACACTCCGCGCGATTTCCGGCTCGATGATCGCCTACGAGGGCAACGTCCAGTTCAAGTCGGCCGGTTTCGGCGGCGGCGACGGCGTGCTCGCCGGACTCAAGCGCCGGGCCACCGGCGAGAAGCTGTCGCTGATGGAGTGCTCGGGCAACGGCCGAGTGTTCTTCGCGGTGAACGGCCAGCATGTCACCGTGGTGAATCTGAACAACGAGACCCTGCAGGTGGAATCGCAGCAGCTGCTCGCCTTCGCCGGCAACCTGCGCACCGACGTGCGCTTCGCCGGACTCCAGGGCGCGTCGACCGGCGCGGGCCTGTTCACCACCACGGTGACCGGTCAGGGCCAGGTCGCGCTGCTCTCGGCGGGCGGGCCGCTGATCCACCTCGAGGTGTCGCCGCAGTATCCGCTGGTGGTCGACCCGGACGCGTTCGTCGCGGCGCGCGGCAACCTCAATCAGTCGTTCATCACCGATATTTCGTGGCGTACCGCGGTCGGCCAGGGCGCGGGTGAGACGTTCTCACTGCGCTGGGACGGCCATGGCGTGGTGTTGATCCAGCCGGCGGAACGGTAA
- a CDS encoding transglycosylase domain-containing protein, which translates to MEILSVNSPYETSPYGDDPNGGRAPRSSHPGPNPYQNPRPGPPPGPRPGPPPQRPAPYPGELRGPQPQRRPGPPPPPQQRPPQGRPAPGAPNGPQATQRIERPSTPNNAVAEQNRRGAPPTGPRPAERARRVGDPANGTGERRKTAGGPPSGPPPRRNGGSGDGSGGGSGKRPGQKKKSPWRIVRRVIYVLIAMMILIPSGVFLIAYTTVSVPQPQDLKTNQVATILAADGESVISKVVPPEGNRTDVTIDKIPPHVRYAVMAAEDRDFYSNPGFSISGFARAARDNILGRESAGGGSTITQQYVKNALVGDERSLTRKMRELVISAKMARQWSKDEILAAYLNTIYFGRGAYGIDAAAKAYFGKPVQELTPAEGAVLAATIQQPSGLDPEKNPEGAKTRWNYVLDGMVSGGNLSAADRQAMQYPQVVPVSTTRDKTMDDGPEGLIKLQVLKELTAEGISEQQLNTAGLSITTTIDPKTQKAAVDAAQQKMQGEPEQLRTAVVSVDPKTGAVRAYYGGENGQGWDFANAGLQPGSSFKVFGLAANLEQGVPLSQLYDSSPLTVNGIKITNVEGEQCGMCTIAEALKRSLNTSFYRMQIDMGNGPRKIADMAHKLGIPESIPGVPKTLTEPDGSGPNNGIVLGQYQVRALDMASAYATLAASGTYHKPHFVQKVVTADGQVLLDRGEVAGEPRVSAAVADNVTAAMKPIAAWSRNHNLAGGRESASKTGTAQLGDTGENKDAWMVGYTPSLSTAVWVGSVDDSPLRNYGGGMIYGSGLPSDIWKATMDGALQGTRNETFPKPAPIKGQAGVPEWSAPYTPPSTTEAPSILPPIYIPPTIDTPFGPIPLPGGQPRPQQQQQPQPRNEQPEKPDAGPLPGQPVAPADGSSPTATGAPRPGTNGQGDSNATPPTARSR; encoded by the coding sequence ATGGAGATCTTGTCAGTGAATTCGCCCTACGAGACTTCCCCCTACGGCGATGACCCGAACGGCGGCCGTGCTCCACGGAGTTCACATCCAGGTCCCAACCCCTATCAGAACCCACGCCCCGGGCCGCCGCCCGGACCGCGACCGGGCCCGCCGCCGCAGCGTCCGGCCCCGTACCCGGGCGAGCTGCGTGGCCCGCAGCCACAGCGCCGCCCCGGCCCACCGCCGCCGCCCCAGCAGCGCCCGCCGCAGGGGCGCCCCGCGCCCGGTGCGCCGAACGGCCCGCAGGCGACGCAGCGGATCGAACGACCCAGCACGCCCAACAACGCGGTGGCCGAACAGAATCGGCGCGGCGCACCGCCCACCGGTCCGCGCCCGGCCGAACGCGCGCGCCGGGTCGGCGATCCGGCCAACGGCACCGGCGAACGCCGCAAGACCGCGGGCGGCCCGCCCTCGGGTCCGCCGCCGCGCCGCAACGGCGGGTCCGGTGACGGCTCCGGCGGTGGCTCGGGCAAGCGTCCTGGGCAGAAGAAGAAGTCGCCGTGGCGCATCGTGCGTCGCGTCATCTATGTGTTGATCGCGATGATGATCCTGATCCCCAGCGGCGTCTTCCTCATCGCGTACACGACTGTTTCGGTACCCCAGCCGCAGGATCTCAAAACCAATCAGGTGGCGACCATCCTCGCCGCCGACGGTGAGTCGGTGATCAGCAAAGTCGTTCCGCCGGAGGGCAACAGGACCGACGTGACGATCGACAAGATCCCGCCGCACGTGCGGTACGCGGTGATGGCCGCCGAGGACCGCGACTTCTACTCCAACCCGGGCTTCTCGATCTCCGGTTTCGCCCGCGCGGCCAGGGACAACATCCTCGGCAGGGAAAGCGCCGGTGGTGGTTCCACGATCACCCAGCAGTACGTGAAGAACGCGCTGGTCGGTGACGAACGCTCGCTCACCCGCAAGATGCGCGAGCTGGTCATCTCGGCCAAGATGGCGCGCCAGTGGAGCAAGGACGAAATCCTCGCCGCCTACCTCAACACCATCTACTTCGGTCGCGGCGCGTACGGCATCGATGCCGCGGCCAAGGCCTACTTCGGCAAGCCGGTGCAGGAGCTGACGCCCGCCGAGGGCGCGGTGCTGGCCGCCACCATCCAGCAGCCGTCCGGCCTGGACCCGGAGAAGAACCCGGAGGGCGCCAAGACCCGCTGGAACTATGTGCTCGACGGCATGGTCTCCGGCGGCAACCTCTCCGCCGCCGACCGGCAGGCGATGCAGTACCCGCAGGTGGTCCCGGTCTCGACGACCAGGGACAAGACCATGGACGACGGACCCGAGGGTCTGATCAAGTTGCAGGTGCTCAAAGAGCTGACCGCGGAAGGGATCAGCGAGCAGCAGCTCAACACCGCGGGCCTGTCGATCACCACCACGATCGACCCGAAGACGCAGAAGGCCGCCGTCGACGCGGCGCAGCAGAAGATGCAGGGCGAGCCCGAACAGCTGCGCACGGCGGTCGTCTCGGTGGATCCGAAGACCGGCGCGGTGCGCGCTTACTACGGCGGCGAGAACGGCCAGGGCTGGGACTTCGCCAACGCGGGCCTGCAGCCGGGCTCCTCGTTCAAGGTGTTCGGTCTCGCGGCGAATCTCGAGCAGGGCGTGCCGCTTTCGCAGCTGTACGACAGCTCGCCGCTGACGGTGAACGGCATCAAGATCACCAACGTGGAAGGCGAGCAGTGCGGCATGTGCACCATCGCCGAGGCGTTGAAGCGCTCGCTGAACACCAGCTTCTACCGGATGCAGATCGACATGGGCAACGGTCCGAGGAAGATCGCGGACATGGCGCACAAGCTCGGCATCCCGGAATCCATTCCCGGCGTGCCGAAGACGCTGACCGAACCGGACGGCTCCGGCCCGAACAACGGCATCGTGCTCGGCCAGTACCAGGTGCGCGCGCTCGACATGGCTTCGGCCTACGCCACTTTGGCCGCCTCGGGCACCTATCACAAGCCGCATTTCGTGCAGAAGGTCGTCACCGCCGACGGGCAGGTGCTGCTCGATCGCGGTGAGGTCGCGGGCGAGCCGCGCGTCTCGGCCGCGGTGGCCGACAACGTCACCGCCGCGATGAAGCCGATCGCGGCCTGGTCGCGTAACCACAACCTGGCCGGTGGCCGCGAGTCGGCCAGCAAGACCGGTACCGCCCAGCTCGGTGACACCGGGGAGAACAAGGACGCCTGGATGGTCGGCTATACCCCGTCGCTGTCCACCGCGGTCTGGGTCGGCAGCGTGGACGATTCGCCGCTGCGCAACTACGGCGGCGGCATGATCTACGGTTCCGGTCTGCCCTCCGATATCTGGAAGGCGACCATGGACGGTGCCCTGCAGGGCACGCGGAACGAGACCTTCCCCAAGCCCGCCCCGATCAAGGGGCAGGCCGGCGTGCCGGAGTGGTCGGCCCCCTACACCCCGCCCTCGACCACCGAGGCGCCGTCGATCCTGCCGCCGATCTACATTCCGCCGACGATCGACACCCCGTTCGGCCCGATCCCGCTGCCCGGCGGCCAGCCACGGCCGCAACAGCAGCAGCAACCGCAACCGCGCAACGAACAACCGGAGAAGCCGGACGCCGGTCCGCTCCCCGGCCAGCCGGTGGCCCCCGCGGACGGCTCGTCGCCGACCGCGACGGGCGCGCCGCGGCCGGGCACCAACGGGCAGGGCGATTCGAACGCGACGCCGCCGACCGCGCGCAGCAGGTAG
- a CDS encoding AIM24 family protein, translated as MADILNPMNLGESDNIPGNNYAYCIDLNKPWFMRKGAMIAYYGDMRFQTLTHGLQGGLLQMVAQQFSAPLFTGDYVVAQGHGKLIIGDRGYDINSYDLEDNGNLTIRAANLLAFEPGLSLNQSIVPGFLTLIGTGKFLASSNGPVMFAEPPLRVDPESLVGWADCPSPSHHYDERWIGSFLAAGAARFGVNSGEERQFDFTGAGTVLIQSSEKVLSDEMLVRTIEGQIQSGITPPGLQRLQATIMQQLGGQQHY; from the coding sequence ATGGCTGACATCTTGAACCCGATGAATCTCGGGGAGAGCGACAACATTCCGGGCAACAACTACGCGTACTGCATCGACCTGAACAAGCCATGGTTCATGCGCAAGGGCGCGATGATCGCCTATTACGGCGACATGCGCTTCCAGACGCTCACCCACGGTCTGCAGGGCGGGCTGTTGCAGATGGTGGCGCAGCAATTCTCCGCGCCGCTGTTCACCGGCGACTACGTCGTCGCGCAGGGCCACGGCAAGCTGATCATCGGCGACCGCGGCTACGACATCAATTCCTATGATCTCGAGGACAACGGCAACCTCACCATCCGCGCCGCCAACCTGCTCGCGTTCGAGCCGGGGCTGTCGCTGAACCAGTCCATCGTGCCCGGGTTCCTGACGCTGATCGGCACCGGCAAGTTCCTCGCCTCCTCCAACGGACCGGTCATGTTCGCCGAACCGCCGCTGCGGGTCGACCCGGAATCACTGGTCGGCTGGGCCGACTGCCCGTCGCCGAGCCATCACTACGACGAGCGCTGGATCGGCAGCTTTCTCGCCGCCGGCGCGGCCCGGTTCGGCGTGAACTCCGGTGAGGAACGGCAGTTCGATTTCACCGGCGCGGGCACGGTGCTCATCCAGTCCAGCGAGAAGGTGCTCAGCGACGAGATGCTGGTCCGCACCATCGAGGGACAGATCCAGAGCGGTATCACCCCGCCCGGTCTGCAACGACTACAGGCCACCATCATGCAGCAGCTCGGCGGCCAGCAGCACTACTGA
- a CDS encoding TerD family protein yields MIQLKAGQNVPLTGDIVRFGAQAEAALDVSALVVAENLKVFSSDDFVFYNQPATAGVRLAGAEVSIALAEVRADAKAVLLVVSADPAVPAAAGGLGTVTATLSENGAVAAEFVVTPVAGEAALICLEVYRRGAEWRLRAVGQGYAGGLAVLLTAHGVDVEDQPADPAAATGSAAQTGAVPQPTATAHTGPGAHTMAGPMASEVRSVTAAPVEVGHGLERLWMIFEDAARSAAALVSARDYAAKRLDHELSAAVSDPATRNTPAADAARRAAQQRSDELIATAERNHQRDSEQLLRELANADLMLPPALASWDSPAWDKPVAPSDGIRLGELYAQERGALRVPYCVPVPLNRPLWIDTESSHAVAPVVGALLARLLTAAPGRRTVVDIIDLTGAFTSFTTPLAPVLNGAPITDHAEISPRLQELVQAAELAELAFTSGMGSPPSEHRILIAADFPHGYQSSDAQRIGSLVMRGDLIGLSTVIVGSDESDSADTTVAMLSQSCRHLPTVDGTPLFDPWTGSPWQLDLDLLTQDPERLARYLRTH; encoded by the coding sequence GTGATTCAACTCAAGGCCGGTCAGAATGTGCCCCTGACCGGCGATATCGTCCGGTTCGGCGCGCAAGCCGAAGCGGCACTGGATGTTTCGGCGCTGGTGGTGGCGGAGAACCTGAAGGTGTTCTCCTCGGACGATTTCGTCTTCTACAACCAGCCCGCCACCGCGGGGGTGCGGCTGGCCGGCGCCGAGGTGAGCATCGCCCTCGCCGAGGTCCGCGCGGACGCCAAGGCGGTGTTGCTGGTGGTCAGCGCCGACCCCGCGGTGCCTGCCGCGGCGGGCGGGCTCGGCACGGTGACCGCGACACTGTCCGAGAACGGTGCGGTGGCAGCGGAATTCGTGGTGACCCCGGTCGCCGGTGAGGCGGCGCTGATCTGCCTCGAGGTGTACCGGCGCGGGGCCGAATGGCGGTTGCGTGCGGTCGGTCAGGGCTATGCGGGTGGGCTCGCGGTGCTGCTGACCGCGCACGGGGTCGACGTCGAGGACCAGCCCGCCGACCCGGCCGCCGCGACCGGTTCGGCCGCGCAGACCGGTGCTGTGCCGCAGCCGACCGCGACGGCGCACACCGGCCCCGGCGCGCACACCATGGCCGGGCCGATGGCGAGTGAGGTCCGCTCGGTCACCGCCGCCCCGGTGGAGGTCGGGCACGGCCTGGAACGGCTGTGGATGATTTTCGAGGACGCCGCGCGTTCGGCCGCGGCGCTGGTCTCCGCGCGGGACTACGCGGCCAAGCGGCTCGATCACGAATTGTCGGCTGCCGTCTCGGATCCCGCGACCAGGAACACCCCGGCCGCCGACGCGGCCCGGCGCGCCGCTCAGCAACGCAGCGACGAGTTGATCGCCACCGCCGAGCGCAACCATCAGCGCGACAGCGAACAGCTCCTGCGCGAACTCGCGAACGCCGACCTGATGTTGCCGCCCGCGCTGGCGTCCTGGGACTCGCCCGCGTGGGACAAGCCGGTGGCGCCCAGCGACGGCATCCGGCTCGGGGAGCTCTATGCGCAGGAGCGTGGTGCGCTGCGGGTGCCGTATTGCGTTCCGGTGCCGTTGAATCGGCCGCTGTGGATCGACACCGAGTCGTCCCATGCGGTCGCTCCGGTGGTCGGCGCGCTGCTCGCGCGCTTGCTCACCGCGGCGCCCGGTCGGCGCACTGTGGTCGACATCATCGATCTGACCGGCGCTTTCACCAGTTTCACCACGCCGCTCGCGCCGGTGCTCAACGGTGCGCCGATCACCGACCACGCCGAGATCTCCCCGCGGCTACAGGAATTGGTGCAGGCCGCCGAGCTGGCCGAGCTCGCCTTCACCAGCGGCATGGGCAGCCCGCCGAGCGAACATCGCATCCTGATCGCGGCCGATTTCCCGCACGGCTACCAGAGTTCGGACGCGCAACGGATTGGCTCGCTGGTCATGCGCGGCGATCTGATCGGGTTGTCCACGGTGATCGTGGGCAGCGATGAATCCGACTCCGCCGACACCACGGTCGCGATGCTCTCGCAGTCGTGCAGGCATCTGCCGACCGTGGACGGGACGCCGCTGTTCGATCCGTGGACCGGCAGCCCGTGGCAGCTCGACCTCGATCTGCTCACCCAGGATCCGGAGCGGCTGGCGCGCTACCTGCGCACCCACTGA
- a CDS encoding DUF5318 domain-containing protein: MRIQRQVVDYALRRRSLLADVYAGRVDVAEVCDANPYLLRAAKFHGRGSEVTCPICRKEQLTLVSWVYGDGLGPMAGSARTPEELTRLAETREEFSVHVVEVCRSCSWNHLVQSYVLGTTPAPPRRRTGTRANRRTAAE, translated from the coding sequence GTGCGAATCCAGCGGCAAGTGGTCGACTACGCCCTCCGGCGGCGATCGCTGCTGGCCGACGTGTACGCGGGCCGTGTCGATGTCGCCGAGGTATGTGATGCGAATCCCTATCTCCTGCGTGCGGCGAAGTTCCATGGCCGGGGGAGCGAGGTCACATGCCCGATCTGCCGGAAAGAACAACTCACGCTTGTATCTTGGGTCTACGGCGACGGCCTGGGACCGATGGCGGGTTCGGCTCGCACCCCCGAGGAGCTGACGCGCCTGGCTGAGACTCGCGAAGAGTTCTCGGTCCACGTCGTCGAGGTATGCCGATCCTGCAGCTGGAATCATCTGGTGCAGTCCTATGTGCTCGGTACCACACCGGCGCCGCCGCGCCGCCGCACCGGTACCCGAGCCAACCGGCGCACCGCAGCCGAATGA
- a CDS encoding glycosyltransferase family 87 protein, with product MPSGTAYYVAPGPLAPDLRSADARDRPSRNDSLTAQLSTVIGGPVGEHALIGRARFWTPMRVLLAFTVVFLAFGWFGKAGCIQQTGTDTGALTLDWNNGRQYVAMCYSDTVPLYGAERLNEGAFPYKKYWIEQTPDGSRETRYMEYPVLSGLYQYVSMRIAKAWDALPLPGALQVVIYFNVVAFGLALAWLVTVWASAQLAGRRVWDAALVACSPLVIVHIFTNFDALATALAATGLLAWARRRPALAGLLLGLGGAAKLYPLLLLGPIVLLCLRTDPMQRTPSTQNGVRLRDIDSPAAALDWIREIPYRVHVLGSRPLGAAAVTVSAALGTWVVVNLPIAALYPTGWREFFRLNTTRHADPDSIYNVITSFTGWVGFDGELTHAEPPVILNAVSLLAFIAACVAIGYIALTAPQRPRLAQLCFLVVAAFLLTNKVWSPQYSLWLVPLAVLALPHRRILLAWMTIDALVWAPRMFYYLGLDKKGLPEQWFTGTVVVRDLAVIALCALIVRQIYRPGEDLVRRDYVDDPIGGIVDRAPDPLLPWLPEVLRPRVAPTREWHPQVDASAQWVRR from the coding sequence GTGCCCTCCGGCACGGCGTATTACGTCGCTCCCGGTCCGCTCGCGCCGGATCTGCGCTCGGCCGACGCGCGCGACCGGCCCAGTCGCAACGACTCGCTGACCGCGCAGCTGTCCACGGTGATCGGTGGTCCGGTCGGCGAGCACGCGCTGATCGGCCGGGCCCGATTCTGGACGCCGATGCGGGTGCTGTTGGCCTTCACGGTGGTGTTCCTGGCCTTCGGCTGGTTCGGCAAGGCGGGCTGCATCCAGCAGACCGGCACCGACACCGGCGCGCTCACGCTCGACTGGAACAACGGCCGCCAATACGTCGCGATGTGTTACTCGGACACCGTGCCGCTGTACGGGGCCGAGCGGCTGAACGAGGGCGCGTTCCCGTACAAGAAGTACTGGATCGAGCAGACGCCCGATGGCAGCCGGGAGACCCGGTACATGGAGTATCCGGTGTTGTCCGGTCTCTACCAGTACGTTTCGATGCGCATCGCCAAAGCCTGGGACGCGCTGCCGCTGCCGGGCGCGCTGCAGGTGGTGATCTATTTCAACGTTGTCGCGTTCGGTCTCGCGCTGGCCTGGCTGGTCACGGTGTGGGCGAGCGCGCAGCTGGCCGGGCGCCGGGTGTGGGACGCGGCGCTGGTCGCCTGTTCACCGCTGGTGATCGTGCACATCTTCACCAATTTCGACGCGCTAGCAACGGCTTTGGCCGCGACCGGCCTGCTGGCCTGGGCCCGCCGCCGCCCCGCGCTGGCCGGCCTGCTGCTCGGGCTCGGCGGCGCCGCCAAGCTGTATCCGCTGCTGCTGCTCGGCCCGATCGTGCTGCTGTGCCTGCGCACCGACCCGATGCAGCGCACGCCGAGCACCCAGAACGGCGTGCGCCTGCGTGATATCGACAGCCCCGCCGCCGCGCTGGACTGGATACGCGAGATTCCCTACCGCGTGCACGTACTCGGCTCACGCCCGCTGGGCGCCGCGGCGGTCACCGTGTCGGCCGCGCTGGGCACCTGGGTCGTGGTGAACCTGCCGATCGCCGCGCTCTACCCCACCGGCTGGCGAGAGTTCTTCCGGCTCAACACCACTCGGCACGCCGACCCGGACTCGATCTACAACGTGATCACCTCGTTCACCGGCTGGGTCGGCTTCGACGGGGAACTCACCCACGCCGAACCCCCGGTCATCCTCAACGCGGTCTCACTGCTGGCGTTCATCGCGGCCTGCGTGGCGATCGGCTATATCGCGCTCACCGCACCGCAACGCCCCCGACTCGCCCAGCTCTGCTTCCTCGTCGTCGCCGCGTTCCTGCTGACGAACAAGGTGTGGAGCCCGCAGTATTCGCTGTGGCTGGTGCCGCTGGCCGTGCTCGCGCTGCCGCACCGCCGCATCCTGCTGGCCTGGATGACGATCGACGCGCTGGTCTGGGCGCCGCGCATGTTCTATTACCTCGGCCTGGACAAGAAGGGCCTGCCCGAGCAGTGGTTCACCGGCACCGTCGTGGTGCGCGACCTCGCGGTGATCGCCCTGTGCGCCTTGATCGTTCGTCAAATCTATCGCCCCGGCGAGGACCTGGTGCGCCGCGACTACGTCGACGATCCGATCGGTGGCATCGTCGACCGCGCGCCCGACCCGCTGCTGCCCTGGCTGCCCGAGGTGCTGCGCCCCCGGGTGGCGCCCACCCGCGAATGGCATCCGCAGGTGGACGCGTCGGCTCAGTGGGTGCGCAGGTAG
- a CDS encoding AIM24 family protein: MFEKVNGKVVKINVGMSGGVVARTGAMLFYTGDVSFAPHQIPGGQGMGGGGLMRMAGRMMAGEHERTMLAQGTGEVHYGYAGLEVHVVHLQPGATLRVEASRLLANTAGLQSSIVSVMSSGGGGGGGGLMGALRGAASGALTGQGMFTTQLSGQGSAVLLGHGGFLELPVGGPNPIVVDPQAFVAAYGNVQTELKTALSWRDAVGRGAGEAMQLHCVGQGVVYVQASEEKL; encoded by the coding sequence ATGTTCGAGAAAGTCAACGGCAAGGTCGTCAAGATCAACGTCGGGATGTCGGGCGGGGTGGTCGCCCGCACCGGCGCGATGCTCTTCTACACCGGCGACGTTTCCTTTGCGCCGCACCAGATTCCGGGCGGCCAGGGCATGGGCGGCGGCGGGCTGATGCGCATGGCAGGCCGCATGATGGCCGGTGAACACGAGCGCACCATGCTGGCCCAGGGCACCGGCGAGGTGCATTACGGTTACGCCGGGCTGGAAGTCCATGTGGTGCACCTGCAGCCGGGCGCGACCCTGCGGGTCGAGGCCTCACGCCTGCTCGCCAACACCGCCGGATTGCAGAGTTCGATTGTCTCGGTGATGAGTTCGGGCGGCGGTGGCGGTGGCGGCGGCCTGATGGGCGCGCTGCGCGGCGCCGCCTCCGGCGCGCTCACCGGACAGGGCATGTTCACCACCCAGCTTTCCGGTCAGGGCTCGGCGGTGCTGCTCGGCCACGGCGGCTTCCTGGAATTGCCAGTGGGCGGGCCCAATCCGATCGTGGTCGACCCGCAGGCCTTCGTCGCCGCGTACGGCAATGTGCAAACCGAGCTGAAGACCGCACTCAGCTGGCGGGACGCGGTCGGTCGCGGCGCGGGCGAGGCGATGCAATTGCATTGTGTCGGACAGGGAGTGGTGTACGTGCAGGCCTCCGAAGAGAAGTTGTGA
- a CDS encoding TerD family protein: MSATLAKGQNGPLATNDVVVSIQLTAPADLSALLVTETGKVRSDADFVFFNQPSGPGVNLQPAPAGQPASLAVSLNSVPPDIDQIRAVITLDDATSNFGRFPAPTAIVSDTAGNRLYEYQIEGLSTESIVIALELYRRQGSWKVRAVGQGYAGGFAALVTDHGVTVDDSPSQPATQAAPPPPPPPPAYPTQPPPPAQPPNYPPPYPTQQDPQFAQGGYPPQGPGYPPPGPGYPPPGPGYPPPPGPGGYPPPGQPQGYQQPGPPAAPPQQPPAEVSLSKDRPVSLTKGQRVTLRKEGGTALTFVKMGLGWDPVKSRGMFGNRTVDVDLDASVVMFADMNPVDVAYYGQLTSKDGSIRHQGDNLTGEGEGDDEVILVDLTRIPAHVSTLVFIVTSYKGHTFEQIQNAFCRLVDGSNNAELARYTLAGGMPFTAMAMAKVFRVGNDWKLQALGEGFAAKHPGEAVPQLGRFLQNG; this comes from the coding sequence TTGTCCGCAACACTCGCCAAGGGCCAAAACGGTCCGTTGGCCACCAACGACGTGGTGGTGTCCATCCAGCTCACGGCGCCGGCGGATCTGTCCGCGCTACTGGTCACCGAAACGGGCAAGGTCCGCTCCGACGCGGACTTCGTCTTCTTCAACCAGCCGAGCGGACCCGGGGTGAACCTGCAGCCCGCCCCGGCGGGCCAGCCCGCCTCGCTCGCGGTGTCGTTGAACTCGGTGCCGCCGGACATCGACCAGATCCGCGCCGTGATCACGCTCGACGACGCGACAAGCAACTTCGGCCGGTTCCCGGCGCCGACCGCGATCGTGTCGGACACGGCGGGTAATCGGTTGTACGAGTACCAGATCGAGGGGTTGAGCACCGAGTCGATCGTGATCGCGCTCGAGCTCTACCGCAGGCAGGGCAGCTGGAAGGTGCGTGCTGTCGGGCAGGGTTACGCGGGCGGTTTCGCCGCCCTGGTCACCGACCACGGCGTGACGGTCGACGACTCGCCGTCGCAGCCCGCGACCCAGGCCGCGCCGCCGCCCCCGCCACCGCCGCCCGCGTACCCGACGCAGCCGCCGCCCCCGGCCCAGCCGCCGAACTACCCGCCGCCGTACCCGACGCAACAGGATCCGCAGTTCGCGCAGGGTGGCTACCCGCCACAGGGGCCGGGTTACCCGCCGCCCGGACCGGGCTACCCGCCGCCGGGCCCCGGTTACCCGCCGCCGCCCGGACCGGGTGGCTACCCGCCGCCCGGCCAGCCGCAGGGATATCAGCAGCCGGGGCCGCCGGCCGCGCCGCCGCAGCAGCCGCCGGCCGAGGTCAGCCTCAGCAAGGATCGTCCGGTCAGCCTGACCAAGGGTCAGCGGGTGACCCTGCGCAAGGAGGGCGGCACCGCCCTGACCTTCGTCAAGATGGGTCTGGGCTGGGATCCGGTGAAGAGCCGCGGCATGTTCGGCAACCGCACCGTCGATGTCGACCTCGACGCGTCGGTGGTGATGTTCGCCGACATGAACCCGGTGGACGTCGCCTACTACGGGCAGCTGACCTCCAAGGACGGCTCGATCCGGCATCAGGGCGACAACCTCACCGGTGAGGGCGAGGGCGACGACGAGGTGATCCTGGTCGACCTCACCCGCATCCCGGCGCACGTGAGCACGCTGGTGTTCATCGTGACCTCCTACAAGGGCCACACCTTCGAGCAGATCCAGAACGCGTTCTGCCGCTTGGTCGACGGGTCCAACAACGCGGAGTTGGCCAGGTACACCCTCGCGGGCGGGATGCCGTTCACCGCGATGGCGATGGCCAAGGTCTTCCGGGTGGGCAACGACTGGAAGCTGCAGGCGCTCGGCGAGGGCTTCGCGGCCAAGCATCCGGGCGAGGCGGTGCCGCAGCTCGGCCGGTTCCTGCAGAACGGTTGA